From Desertifilum tharense IPPAS B-1220, one genomic window encodes:
- a CDS encoding Nif11-like leader peptide family natural product precursor: MSIESASRFLEDVTYGTELREKFRTAGNPQEFVKVAQELGYDFTTEELYEVVSEHSKGVTVRRQTGVWQWLRTVNWMTR; the protein is encoded by the coding sequence ATGTCCATCGAAAGCGCTAGCAGATTCTTAGAAGACGTAACCTATGGCACCGAACTTCGCGAGAAGTTCCGAACCGCAGGCAATCCGCAGGAATTTGTCAAGGTTGCCCAAGAACTCGGTTACGACTTTACAACAGAAGAGTTATACGAAGTTGTTTCAGAACATAGCAAGGGGGTCACAGTCCGGCGACAAACCGGGGTTTGGCAATGGCTACGCACGGTTAACTGGATGACGCGATGA
- a CDS encoding GTP-binding protein, with product MPSTDFDRDLEDALFSFTEIQEELNYKQAQDALHELVVNLDLTEKERLGLEAQIQGLEVMLDKLERSCVHIAVFGMVGRGKSSVLNALLGKDLFATGPTHGITQEIHRADWSVDREPLEGECGDIVRVTLKGQGNCQIQLLDTPGIDEVRGEQRAVLAHAVAKQVDLILFVIAGDITKVEYEALSQLRTASKPMILVFNKIDQYPDTDRIAIYHKIRDERVRELLSPDEIVMAAASPLVAQPVQRPDGSRFVQLVRGTPQVQALKLKILEILDREGKSLVALNSMLYADEVNEQLVQRKMEIREQSADRTIWNGVMAKSLATALNPITVVDVLSSATVDVAMILTLSKLYGIAMTQQGAVGLLQKIAIAMGGISASELLANLGLSSLKSLLGLATPATGGAALAPYVSVAIAQAAVAGVSSYGIGQVTKAYLANGATWGPDGPKAVVSHILSSLDETSILNRIKDELWAKLDWNAKSATQAKRTSP from the coding sequence ATGCCATCCACAGATTTCGATCGCGACCTCGAAGATGCTCTGTTTAGCTTTACCGAAATTCAGGAAGAACTGAATTACAAACAAGCCCAAGACGCCTTACACGAACTGGTTGTAAATCTCGACCTCACCGAAAAAGAGCGTCTCGGCTTAGAAGCTCAAATTCAAGGTCTAGAGGTAATGCTAGACAAGCTAGAGCGCAGTTGCGTTCACATCGCCGTTTTTGGCATGGTGGGCAGAGGTAAGTCTTCGGTGCTTAACGCCCTCTTGGGTAAAGACCTGTTCGCCACAGGCCCCACCCACGGCATTACCCAAGAAATTCATCGCGCGGACTGGAGCGTCGATCGAGAGCCGCTAGAAGGAGAATGCGGCGATATTGTCCGCGTCACCCTCAAAGGTCAGGGAAACTGTCAAATTCAGCTTTTAGATACCCCCGGAATTGATGAAGTACGCGGGGAACAACGGGCCGTCTTAGCGCACGCTGTCGCCAAACAGGTGGATTTAATTCTCTTTGTGATTGCAGGCGATATCACTAAGGTGGAATACGAAGCCCTTTCGCAGTTGCGGACGGCGAGCAAGCCGATGATTCTGGTTTTTAATAAGATTGACCAGTATCCCGATACCGATCGGATCGCCATTTACCACAAAATTCGGGACGAACGGGTGCGCGAGTTGCTCTCGCCAGATGAAATTGTCATGGCCGCCGCTTCCCCCCTTGTCGCCCAACCCGTGCAGCGTCCGGATGGTTCGCGCTTTGTCCAACTGGTTCGGGGAACGCCCCAGGTACAGGCGTTAAAGCTCAAAATATTGGAGATTTTGGATCGAGAAGGCAAATCTCTAGTGGCGCTCAATAGTATGCTCTACGCCGATGAGGTGAACGAGCAGTTAGTCCAGCGCAAGATGGAAATTCGCGAACAAAGTGCCGACCGTACAATTTGGAATGGCGTGATGGCCAAGTCTCTCGCCACCGCCCTCAACCCAATTACAGTAGTTGATGTACTGAGTTCGGCTACGGTTGATGTGGCAATGATTTTAACCCTATCTAAACTGTATGGGATTGCGATGACTCAACAGGGAGCCGTTGGGTTACTACAAAAAATTGCGATCGCAATGGGGGGCATTAGCGCTAGCGAACTGTTGGCAAATTTGGGGTTAAGTTCCCTCAAAAGCCTCCTCGGACTCGCGACACCCGCCACTGGGGGCGCAGCGTTAGCGCCTTATGTCTCCGTTGCGATCGCCCAAGCTGCCGTTGCCGGCGTCTCTTCCTATGGCATTGGACAAGTCACGAAAGCTTACCTCGCCAATGGAGCCACTTGGGGGCCTGATGGCCCGAAAGCCGTCGTTAGCCATATCCTGTCCTCCCTAGATGAAACCTCAATCCTCAACCGGATTAAAGATGAACTCTGGGCTAAATTAGACTGGAATGCTAAAAGTGCTACCCAAGCCAAGCGGACATCCCCGTAA
- the rpsU gene encoding 30S ribosomal protein S21 yields the protein MTQVVIGENEGIDSALRRFKRQVSKAGILADVKSRRHFETPLEKRKRKLVAARRKRRMR from the coding sequence ATGACTCAAGTTGTAATTGGTGAAAATGAAGGTATTGATTCGGCTTTACGTCGGTTTAAGCGCCAAGTCTCCAAAGCTGGGATTTTGGCAGATGTAAAAAGCCGTCGTCATTTTGAAACGCCCTTAGAAAAGCGCAAGCGCAAGCTGGTGGCTGCTAGACGGAAACGCCGGATGCGTTAA
- a CDS encoding ABC-2 family transporter protein, giving the protein MSRILEVARALLVTYYAYMLEYRAELLLWALSGSLPLILMGVWVQAAQEGTFGLSPLDFIRYFLAVFMVRQFTVVWVIWEFEKEVIQGKLSPLLLQPIDPVWRHVAAHLGERVARLPFALGLLILFFVLYPQALWLPPLRNIILFLVSVAIAFALRFLMQYTFALLAFWTERASAIEQFWFFIYLFLSGIVAPLDVFPPTVRLVVEWTPFPYLVYFPAALLVGLPVNLLQASAVIVGWGSLFFVLNRWLWRKGLKHYSGMGA; this is encoded by the coding sequence ATGAGCAGAATTCTCGAAGTTGCCCGCGCCTTGCTGGTAACTTACTACGCCTATATGCTGGAATATCGGGCGGAGTTACTGCTGTGGGCGCTATCGGGTAGCCTGCCTTTAATTTTAATGGGAGTTTGGGTACAAGCCGCTCAGGAAGGCACCTTTGGCTTATCTCCCTTGGATTTTATCCGCTACTTTTTGGCAGTGTTTATGGTGCGCCAATTCACCGTTGTTTGGGTGATTTGGGAATTTGAAAAAGAAGTCATTCAAGGCAAGCTCTCTCCGCTATTATTACAACCGATCGATCCCGTTTGGCGTCATGTCGCCGCTCATCTGGGGGAACGGGTGGCGCGGCTGCCGTTCGCTCTGGGATTATTGATTTTATTCTTTGTGTTATATCCTCAAGCACTGTGGTTGCCGCCGCTCAGGAATATCATTTTATTTTTAGTGAGTGTTGCGATCGCCTTTGCTTTACGCTTTTTGATGCAATATACTTTTGCTCTCCTAGCCTTTTGGACAGAAAGGGCAAGTGCCATTGAGCAATTTTGGTTTTTCATCTATCTATTTCTTTCCGGCATTGTTGCCCCTTTAGATGTCTTTCCCCCCACGGTTCGACTGGTGGTAGAATGGACGCCTTTTCCCTACCTCGTCTACTTTCCGGCAGCTTTACTGGTGGGTTTACCCGTCAATCTCCTGCAAGCGTCTGCCGTAATTGTGGGTTGGGGAAGCTTATTTTTTGTCTTAAATCGCTGGTTGTGGCGCAAAGGCTTAAAGCATTATTCCGGAATGGGCGCTTAG
- the murF gene encoding UDP-N-acetylmuramoyl-tripeptide--D-alanyl-D-alanine ligase: MFDELTVSKVTNALKANPFKVAKDTLLIPVIGVNTDTRSLRRGELFLALRGEKFDGHNFVAEAIAKGAIAAITDHQLPLEVPQLIVEDTLAAYQALGTLWRSQVNIPIVAVTGSCGKTTTKELIAAVLSTQGKVLKTQANYNNEIGVPKTLLELTPDCQYAVIEMAMRGKGQIALLSQITQPTIAVITNVGTAHIGLLGSEQAIAEAKCELLAEMHHQGIAILNHDNARLMQTAAQVWQGETLTYGLEGGDCQGKLLDPDTLLFEGVSLPLPLPGRHNASNYLAALAVAKVLGIDWRSLQQGLKVELPSGRAKRLELANDILILDETYNAGLESMQAALQLLAETPGKRRIAVLSTMKELGDRAVEFHRRVGETAKALNLDAVFVLVSDPEAEAIAQGAAGLPCETLTTPSALLQRLQAFVQPGDRLLFKASHSIRLDQVVEQFARSEG, encoded by the coding sequence ATGTTTGATGAATTAACGGTGTCTAAAGTTACAAATGCTTTGAAAGCGAATCCTTTCAAAGTTGCAAAAGATACACTACTTATACCAGTTATTGGTGTAAATACGGATACGCGTTCGCTCCGTAGAGGCGAGTTATTTTTAGCTCTCCGTGGCGAGAAGTTTGACGGGCACAATTTTGTGGCGGAAGCGATCGCCAAAGGTGCAATAGCTGCAATTACCGACCATCAACTCCCCCTAGAAGTTCCCCAACTGATTGTGGAAGACACCCTAGCGGCTTATCAAGCGTTGGGAACGTTGTGGCGATCGCAAGTCAATATCCCAATCGTTGCGGTAACGGGTTCGTGCGGCAAAACCACCACCAAAGAACTGATTGCTGCCGTTTTATCCACCCAAGGCAAAGTCTTAAAAACCCAAGCCAACTACAATAACGAGATTGGCGTCCCCAAAACCCTGCTAGAACTGACGCCCGATTGTCAGTATGCAGTTATCGAAATGGCAATGCGAGGCAAAGGACAAATTGCCCTTCTCAGCCAAATTACTCAACCCACTATTGCGGTAATTACGAATGTGGGAACCGCGCACATCGGTTTACTCGGATCGGAACAAGCGATCGCCGAAGCCAAGTGCGAATTACTAGCCGAAATGCACCACCAGGGCATTGCTATTCTCAATCACGATAATGCCAGATTAATGCAAACGGCTGCCCAAGTTTGGCAAGGAGAAACCCTCACCTACGGCTTAGAAGGAGGAGACTGTCAGGGAAAACTCCTCGATCCGGATACACTCTTATTTGAAGGCGTGTCACTCCCTTTACCCCTACCAGGGCGTCATAATGCGTCTAACTACCTAGCCGCCCTAGCCGTTGCCAAAGTGTTGGGAATCGATTGGCGATCGCTTCAGCAGGGTTTGAAGGTAGAATTACCCTCCGGACGCGCCAAACGCCTAGAATTAGCCAACGATATTCTGATCTTAGATGAAACCTATAATGCGGGCTTAGAGTCGATGCAGGCCGCCCTCCAACTCCTCGCCGAAACCCCAGGAAAGCGGCGAATTGCGGTACTTAGCACCATGAAAGAATTAGGCGATCGCGCGGTTGAATTTCATCGCCGCGTTGGAGAAACGGCCAAAGCCCTGAACCTAGATGCTGTATTTGTACTGGTTAGCGATCCTGAAGCAGAAGCGATCGCCCAAGGGGCTGCGGGTTTACCCTGCGAAACCCTAACCACGCCTAGCGCTTTACTCCAGCGCTTGCAAGCTTTCGTGCAACCTGGCGATCGCCTCTTGTTTAAAGCCTCTCAT
- a CDS encoding ATP-binding cassette domain-containing protein, with the protein MSIILVQNLTKVYPVAVKEPGLSGTLRHFFRRTYREIKAVQDVSFEIAPGEVVGFLGANGAGKTTTLKMLTGLIHPSSGQVRVAGQVPFRRQAAFLKQITLVMGQKQQLLWDLPAMDSLRINAAVYNLSERSFRDRVGELTEMLSLEGKLNQPIRKLSLGERMKAELLAALLHQPQVLFLDEPTLGLDVNAQVSVREFLREYNQRYQATVLLTSHYMADITALCKRVLLIHAGQLVYDGSLEGLLERFAPYREVKVELAPGCPTDKLSQYGEIEAINGQVVRFLVQREELTRSVAQILAQLKVIDLTVTDPPIEEVIGRVFRTGVVG; encoded by the coding sequence ATGTCGATTATTTTGGTTCAAAACCTCACCAAGGTTTACCCGGTGGCAGTCAAAGAACCGGGATTATCAGGAACCTTGCGCCACTTTTTTCGCCGCACCTATCGCGAAATTAAGGCCGTGCAGGATGTTTCGTTTGAGATTGCACCGGGCGAAGTGGTTGGTTTTTTAGGGGCTAATGGGGCCGGAAAAACGACCACCCTAAAAATGCTAACGGGATTGATTCATCCTTCTAGCGGACAGGTGCGAGTCGCAGGTCAAGTTCCGTTTCGCCGCCAAGCTGCTTTTTTAAAGCAAATTACCCTGGTGATGGGGCAAAAACAGCAACTGCTTTGGGATTTGCCCGCAATGGATTCTCTGCGAATTAATGCTGCCGTTTATAACTTATCAGAGCGCAGCTTTCGCGATCGCGTTGGCGAACTGACTGAAATGCTATCCCTAGAGGGGAAACTCAACCAACCCATCCGCAAACTCTCCCTAGGAGAACGCATGAAAGCGGAATTACTCGCGGCGTTACTCCACCAGCCGCAAGTCCTGTTTTTAGACGAACCCACTCTTGGCTTAGATGTGAACGCTCAAGTCAGCGTGCGGGAATTTTTGCGCGAATACAATCAACGCTACCAAGCCACAGTTTTGTTGACCAGCCACTATATGGCCGATATCACGGCCTTGTGCAAGCGCGTTTTACTCATCCATGCCGGTCAACTGGTTTATGATGGCAGCTTAGAAGGCTTGCTCGAACGCTTTGCCCCCTACCGGGAAGTGAAAGTCGAACTTGCTCCAGGCTGTCCCACCGATAAACTCTCGCAGTATGGGGAAATTGAAGCCATTAACGGTCAAGTCGTGCGCTTTTTGGTACAGCGCGAAGAGTTAACCCGCAGCGTCGCCCAGATTTTAGCCCAGTTAAAGGTTATCGATCTCACCGTCACCGATCCTCCCATTGAAGAGGTGATTGGGCGGGTATTCCGCACGGGGGTTGTAGGATGA